A genome region from Panicum virgatum strain AP13 chromosome 4K, P.virgatum_v5, whole genome shotgun sequence includes the following:
- the LOC120704715 gene encoding UDP-glycosyltransferase 83A1-like, translated as HALVIPYPAQGHVIPLLELAHALVDRGFTVTFVNSEFNHSRVLAAMTDDTTRNGGLLGRIRLVEVPDGMEPGEDRNNLIRLTVLMAEHMAPRVEDLITRSHAGMDGPITCMVADYNLGAWALDVARRTRIKSAAIFPASAAVLASLLSIPKLIQDNIIDSKDGSALTQGTFKLSPDMPIMHTAHLAWNCIGNHQGQEGLFRNVVGSVHAVEKCDFVLCNSFLGAEEATFAQFPKVIPIGPLLTGERRGKAVGHFWRPEDDACISWLDAQPARSVVYVAFGSFTMFDTRQFQELALGLELCGRPFLWVVRPDLVHGDAHDYPQGFLDRVGASGRGMLVAWSPQHQVLAHPAVACFVSHCGWNSTMEGVRNGVPFLAWPYFADQFVNQLYICDVWKVGLRAQADESGVITKEHIASRVEELMTGASMRDRVEAMKKVALESLKEGGSSQDNFDMFVQAMKA; from the exons CACGCGCTCGTCATCCCCTACCCAGCGCAGGGACATGTCATCCCGCTCCTGGAGCTCGCGCACGCGCTCGTCGACAGGGGCTTCACGGTCACTTTCGTCAACTCCGAGTTCAACCATAGCCGCGTCCTTGCAGCTATGACGGACGACACGACTAGGAACGGCGGGCTGCTGGGCCGTATCAGGCTGGTGGAGGTGCCGGACGGCATGGAGCCTGGAGAGGACAGGAACAACCTCATCAGGCTCACCGTCCTCATGGCAGAGCACATGGCCCCGCGTGTGGAGGACCTCATCACTCGAAGCCATGCCGGGATGGATGGCCCGATTACGTGCATGGTGGCGGACTACAACCTCGGGGCGTGGGCACTGGACGTCGCGCGGAGGACCAGGATAAAGTCGGCGGCCATCTTTCCGGCCTCCGCCGCGGTGCTGGCGAGCCTTCTGAGCATCCCCAAGCTGATTCAGGACAACATCATCGACTCCAAAGATG GGTCGGCACTGACGCAAGGCACGTTCAAGCTGTCCCCCGACATGCCTATCATGCACACCGCCCACCTCGCGTGGAACTGCATCGGCAACCACCAAGGACAGGAGGGTCTCTTCCGGAACGTCGTCGGCTCCGTCCACGCCGTCGAGAAGTGCGACTTCGTCCTCTGCAACTCCTTCCTCGGCGCCGAGGAGGCGACCTTCGCGCAGTTCCCCAAGGTCATCCCCATCGGCCCGCTCCTCACGGGGGAGCGCCGGGGCAAGGCGGTGGGGCACTTCTGGCGGCCCGAGGACGACGCGTGCATCTCGTGGCTCGACGCGCAGCCAGCGAGGTCCGTCGTGTACGTCGCCTTCGGCAGCTTCACCATGTTCGACACGCGCCAGTTCCAGGAGCTCGCGCTGGGGCTGGAGCTCTGCGGCCGGCCGTTCCTCTGGGTGGTGCGTCCGGACCTCGTGCACGGCGACGCCCACGACTACCCTCAGGGTTTCCTTGACCGCGTCGGTGCCAGCGGCCGCGGCATGCTCGTGGCGTGGTCGCCGCAGCACCAGGTGCTGGCGCATCCCGCGGTGGCGTGCTTCGTGTCGCACTGCGGATGGAACTCGACCATGGAGGGCGTCCGCAACGGGGTGCCGTTCCTGGCGTGGCCGTACTTCGCCGACCAGTTCGTCAACCAGCTGTACATCTGTGACGTCTGGAAGGTCGGGCTCCGGGCCCAGGCCGACGAATCGGGCGTGATCACCAAGGAGCACATCGCGAGTAGGGTGGAGGAGCTCATGACCGGCGCGAGCATGAGGGACAGGGTGGaggccatgaagaaggttgCGCTTGAGAGCTTGAAGGAGGGGGGCTCCTCCCAAGACAACTTCGACATGTTTGTTCAGGCTATGAAGGCATGA